In Micromonospora sp. NBC_01813, the following are encoded in one genomic region:
- the map gene encoding type I methionyl aminopeptidase: MTTVRAPLTPGTLSPWRQVPAHIARPEYVGRKRPTPWRGSHVQTPETIERMRVAGRLAAQAVQLAGEHCKPGVTTDEIDRVVHEFLCDHGAYPSTLGYKGFPKSCCTSLNEVVCHGIPDSTALADGDIINIDVTAFLDGVHGDTDATFCVGEVSEEARLLVERTHEAMMRGIRSVAPGRQINVIGRVIESYARRFGYGVVRDFTGHGIGEAFHSGLYVPHYDSPRPTDLMEPGMTFTIEPMITLGTYEYDMWRDGWTVVTKDRRWTAQFEHTILVTEDGHEILTLP, translated from the coding sequence ATGACCACCGTCCGCGCTCCGCTGACCCCCGGCACGCTGTCGCCCTGGCGCCAGGTGCCGGCGCACATCGCCCGGCCGGAGTACGTCGGCCGCAAGCGGCCCACCCCGTGGCGCGGCTCGCACGTCCAGACCCCGGAGACCATCGAACGGATGCGGGTGGCCGGCCGGCTCGCCGCCCAGGCCGTACAGCTCGCCGGCGAGCACTGCAAGCCCGGGGTGACCACCGACGAGATAGACCGCGTGGTGCACGAGTTCCTCTGCGACCACGGGGCGTACCCGTCGACGTTGGGTTACAAGGGATTCCCCAAGTCCTGCTGCACCAGCCTCAACGAGGTCGTCTGTCACGGCATACCCGACTCCACCGCGCTGGCCGACGGCGACATCATCAACATCGACGTGACCGCCTTCCTCGACGGCGTGCACGGCGACACCGATGCCACGTTCTGCGTCGGCGAGGTCAGCGAAGAGGCCCGGTTGTTGGTGGAGCGGACCCACGAAGCCATGATGCGGGGGATCCGGTCGGTCGCCCCTGGCCGGCAGATCAACGTGATCGGCCGGGTCATCGAGTCCTATGCCCGCCGGTTCGGCTACGGCGTGGTCCGGGACTTCACCGGTCACGGCATCGGCGAGGCGTTCCACAGCGGCCTGTACGTGCCGCACTACGACAGCCCACGGCCCACCGACCTGATGGAGCCGGGGATGACCTTCACCATCGAGCCGATGATCACCCTCGGCACCTACGAGTACGACATGTGGCGTGACGGCTGGACGGTGGTGACGAAGGACCGCCGCTGGACCGCCCAGTTCGAGCACACGATTCTGGTGACCGAGGACGGCCACGA
- a CDS encoding STAS domain-containing protein has translation MDHEGPEPVFSATSDLDGDRLTVTVRGEVDMSTADSMFRSATHADAGAVTLDLRQVSFFDSAAIHALIRLTDRYPQTLTVLPSRQVRRVLDISGLGEQPWLAAP, from the coding sequence GTGGATCACGAGGGACCGGAGCCTGTCTTCTCCGCCACGAGCGACCTGGACGGCGACCGGCTGACCGTCACCGTGCGCGGCGAGGTCGACATGTCGACCGCCGACAGCATGTTCCGGTCCGCGACCCACGCCGACGCCGGCGCGGTGACCCTGGACCTGCGCCAGGTGTCCTTCTTCGACTCGGCGGCCATCCATGCCCTGATCCGGCTCACCGACCGGTATCCGCAGACGCTGACGGTCCTGCCGTCTCGTCAGGTCCGTCGGGTTCTGGACATCTCCGGGTTGGGCGAGCAGCCCTGGCTCGCCGCCCCCTGA
- a CDS encoding SpoIIE family protein phosphatase: MAEDDRLEESSAGPISATPAPDLPAALAAVLDRGGEMAGRIRDHDWSNSPLGTPDSWPASLTQAVSMMLSSQAQIVLYWGPQRRAFYNDAYLPTIGGKHPAALGEPAAQHWSELWDVLDPLFNGVVDSGTAYRGTDHPFMLERHGFLEETYFDVSYDPLWVADGSVGGIYCIVNETTGRVLGERRMRALAELGTRLSDLQSQSDLRRGVLDTLDGCRRDVPFALLYLGSDAASAQLVGFSGVDADTIAAPRHPEPATAPSALLAALHDGESGVAAAGDFVGVPPDNAAAEVLVLPICAATDPVGALVLGYSRHLPLRGDYRDFFDLLATQISSAVTNQRAYLHERAKAAELAAIDQAKTDFFANVSHEFRTPLTLLLGPVEDQLADPDLPAVHRERAEMMQRNALRLLKLVNTVLDFSRLESGRATAAFQPVDLADLTTRLASTFRSAAQRVGLDLTVECPPLPATVHVDPDLWEKIVLNLLSNALKFTIEGSITVRLRSRGDRVELTVADTGVGIPPADLPHLFERFHRVAGVRARSHEGTGIGLALVRELVQLHGGTVAVRSEPGRGSVFTVDVPTGSDHLPSVGPVDWPDGSATSDTVRLYLAETERWTGPPDAESAASDAALGAATSAGTASTARSSAEQPLGRVLVVDDNADLRDHVSRLLLPYWQVVTASDGAAALDLATRTPFDLVLTDVMMPNLDGFGLVAALRADRRTRHVPIVVLSARAGPESAVEGLAAGADDYLVKPFAAQELVARVRANLELGQLRGQIIRQLRALADAAVAVNTAQTTSEVLRVAVDHVQQLVHAARVVATAPGARHEADGGGQTSAEPATVIPFIGATGDRLGELLVWAYDGVGPDIDEATLAEFARMVGLRLGNARLYEAEHRIATTLQHSLLPQTLPRVPGALVASRYLPGNTEAEVGGDWYDVVEVGGGRLVLVLGDVVGKGVTAAATMGQMRNALRAYLLEGFAPGDALTRLNRLLATMSRRSLATVVCLWFDPSTGELRYASAGHPPPVLVAGGAARFLHGQALGPPIGAISASAYDTATDRLGPTDRLLCYTDGLIEDRVEGIDVGLDRIRADALAGDDHVEDLADRLMLRVARLPRRDDVAVLVLEATELNRLTLRLPAQATKLALLRRRLADFFAAHAISETDQFDLTVAISEAAANAIEHPVSPAETDIRIEVTIDGDELTASVRDSGGWRESADAGFRGRGLALIAALADLRIDRDEHGSRVTLRRQLAARTGPT, encoded by the coding sequence ATGGCAGAGGACGATCGGTTGGAGGAATCCTCCGCCGGGCCGATATCGGCCACGCCGGCACCGGACCTTCCCGCCGCGCTCGCCGCCGTGTTGGATCGCGGTGGCGAGATGGCGGGGAGGATCCGCGACCACGACTGGAGCAACAGCCCGCTCGGCACGCCGGACTCCTGGCCGGCCAGCCTCACCCAGGCGGTCAGCATGATGCTGTCGTCGCAGGCGCAGATCGTGCTCTACTGGGGGCCGCAGCGGCGGGCCTTCTACAACGACGCCTACCTGCCGACCATCGGCGGCAAGCATCCGGCGGCCCTCGGCGAACCGGCAGCCCAGCACTGGTCCGAGCTGTGGGACGTGCTGGATCCCCTGTTCAACGGGGTGGTCGACAGCGGCACCGCCTACCGCGGCACCGACCATCCGTTCATGCTCGAACGGCACGGTTTCCTCGAGGAGACCTACTTCGACGTCTCCTACGACCCGCTGTGGGTGGCCGACGGCAGCGTCGGCGGCATCTACTGCATCGTCAACGAGACCACCGGACGGGTGCTGGGCGAGCGGCGGATGCGCGCGTTGGCCGAGCTCGGCACCCGCCTGTCCGACCTGCAGAGCCAGTCGGACCTCCGCCGAGGGGTCCTCGACACGCTCGACGGATGCCGCCGCGATGTGCCGTTCGCGCTGCTGTATCTCGGCTCGGACGCCGCCTCCGCACAACTCGTCGGCTTCAGCGGCGTGGACGCCGACACCATCGCCGCGCCACGACATCCGGAGCCGGCAACCGCACCGTCGGCGCTGCTGGCGGCGCTGCACGACGGCGAGTCGGGGGTCGCCGCGGCCGGGGACTTCGTCGGCGTACCGCCGGACAACGCCGCGGCCGAGGTGCTCGTGCTGCCGATCTGCGCGGCCACCGATCCGGTCGGTGCCCTGGTCCTCGGCTACAGCCGGCACCTGCCGTTGCGCGGTGACTACCGCGACTTCTTCGACCTGCTCGCCACCCAGATCTCCAGCGCGGTGACCAACCAGCGGGCGTACCTGCACGAGCGGGCCAAAGCCGCCGAACTCGCGGCGATCGACCAGGCAAAGACCGACTTCTTCGCCAACGTCAGCCACGAGTTCCGCACCCCGCTGACGCTGCTGCTCGGGCCGGTCGAGGATCAGCTCGCCGACCCGGACCTGCCGGCCGTGCACCGTGAGCGTGCCGAGATGATGCAGCGCAACGCGCTGCGGCTACTCAAGCTGGTCAACACCGTGCTGGACTTCTCCCGGCTCGAATCCGGCCGGGCCACGGCAGCGTTCCAGCCGGTGGATCTCGCCGATCTCACCACCCGGCTGGCCAGCACCTTCCGGTCCGCCGCCCAACGCGTCGGGCTGGACCTGACGGTGGAGTGCCCGCCATTGCCGGCCACGGTCCACGTCGATCCGGACCTGTGGGAGAAGATCGTCCTGAACCTGCTCTCCAACGCGTTGAAGTTCACTATCGAAGGCTCCATCACCGTGCGGCTGCGCAGCCGTGGCGACAGAGTCGAGCTGACCGTCGCCGACACCGGCGTCGGGATCCCGCCCGCTGATCTGCCGCACCTGTTCGAGCGGTTCCACCGGGTCGCCGGCGTCCGGGCCCGCAGCCACGAGGGCACCGGGATCGGTCTGGCACTGGTCCGGGAGCTCGTCCAACTGCACGGTGGCACCGTTGCGGTGCGCAGCGAACCGGGCCGGGGCAGTGTGTTCACCGTCGACGTCCCGACCGGTTCGGACCACCTGCCGTCCGTCGGGCCAGTCGACTGGCCCGACGGGTCCGCCACCAGCGACACGGTCCGGTTGTATCTGGCCGAGACCGAACGGTGGACCGGCCCGCCCGACGCCGAGAGCGCCGCGTCAGACGCGGCGCTTGGCGCCGCGACGTCAGCCGGTACGGCGTCCACCGCGCGCTCCAGCGCCGAGCAGCCGCTCGGCCGGGTGCTGGTGGTGGACGACAACGCGGACCTGCGGGACCATGTCAGCCGGCTGCTGCTGCCGTACTGGCAGGTGGTCACCGCCTCGGACGGCGCCGCCGCGCTCGATCTGGCCACCCGTACCCCCTTCGACCTGGTCCTGACCGACGTGATGATGCCGAACCTGGACGGGTTCGGCCTGGTGGCGGCGCTGCGGGCGGACCGGCGGACCCGACACGTGCCGATCGTCGTCCTCTCCGCCCGTGCCGGGCCGGAGTCCGCCGTCGAAGGGCTCGCCGCCGGTGCCGACGACTACCTGGTCAAGCCGTTCGCGGCCCAGGAGTTGGTGGCCCGGGTGCGCGCCAACCTCGAGCTGGGTCAGCTGCGGGGTCAGATCATCCGCCAGCTCAGGGCGCTGGCCGACGCCGCCGTCGCGGTGAACACCGCGCAGACCACGAGCGAGGTGCTTCGGGTCGCGGTCGACCACGTCCAGCAGCTGGTACACGCCGCCCGGGTGGTGGCCACCGCTCCCGGTGCCCGGCACGAGGCCGACGGCGGCGGCCAGACCTCAGCCGAGCCGGCGACGGTCATCCCGTTCATCGGTGCCACCGGGGACCGCCTCGGCGAGCTGCTGGTCTGGGCGTACGACGGGGTGGGCCCGGACATCGACGAAGCGACCCTGGCGGAGTTCGCCCGGATGGTGGGGCTGCGGTTGGGCAACGCCCGGTTGTACGAGGCCGAGCACCGGATCGCCACCACCCTGCAGCACAGTCTGTTGCCGCAGACGCTGCCCCGGGTGCCGGGCGCCCTGGTGGCCAGCCGTTACCTGCCGGGAAACACCGAGGCCGAGGTGGGCGGCGACTGGTACGACGTGGTGGAGGTGGGCGGTGGGCGGCTCGTACTGGTCCTCGGTGACGTGGTCGGCAAAGGGGTGACCGCGGCGGCCACCATGGGCCAGATGCGCAACGCGTTGCGTGCGTACCTGCTGGAGGGGTTCGCCCCGGGGGACGCGCTGACCCGGTTGAACCGTCTGCTGGCGACGATGAGCCGTCGGTCGCTGGCGACCGTGGTGTGCCTGTGGTTCGACCCGTCGACCGGTGAGCTCCGCTACGCCAGCGCCGGGCATCCACCGCCGGTGCTGGTCGCCGGCGGTGCCGCCAGGTTCCTGCACGGCCAGGCGCTGGGCCCGCCGATCGGGGCAATCTCCGCCAGCGCCTACGACACGGCCACCGACCGCCTCGGCCCGACGGACCGGCTGCTGTGCTACACCGACGGGCTCATCGAGGACCGTGTCGAGGGCATCGACGTCGGGTTGGACCGGATCCGCGCCGACGCCCTCGCGGGTGATGATCACGTCGAGGACCTGGCCGACCGGTTGATGCTGCGGGTCGCCCGTCTGCCACGCCGCGACGACGTCGCGGTGCTGGTGCTGGAGGCGACCGAGCTGAACCGGCTGACGCTACGGCTGCCGGCGCAGGCGACCAAGCTGGCGTTGCTGCGTCGGCGGCTGGCGGACTTCTTCGCCGCGCACGCGATCAGCGAAACCGATCAGTTCGATCTGACCGTGGCGATCTCCGAGGCGGCGGCCAACGCGATCGAACACCCGGTGAGCCCGGCGGAGACGGACATCCGGATCGAAGTGACGATAGACGGCGACGAGTTGACCGCCAGCGTGCGCGACAGTGGCGGTTGGCGTGAGTCGGCCGACGCCGGGTTCCGCGGCCGTGGTCTGGCTCTCATCGCGGCCCTCGCCGACCTGCGGATCGACCGCGACGAGCACGGCAGCCGGGTGACACTGCGCCGCCAGTTGGCGGCCCGGACCGGGCCGACCTGA
- a CDS encoding pyridoxamine 5'-phosphate oxidase family protein encodes MGNLYDGIDGRLRDFIEAQSMFFVATAPSGDSGHVNVSPKGMRGTFAVLDEHQVAYLDYHGSGAETVAHLRANGRITMMFCAFDGPPKIVRLHGRGVVVSRDDPRFPELAGVFAGSPDQHGARAVIVVDVHRVSDSCGYGVPLMDYQGERDLLIQAHSRRTEDDLVRYRATRNATSIDELPAFS; translated from the coding sequence ATGGGGAACCTGTACGACGGCATCGATGGACGGCTACGCGACTTCATCGAAGCGCAGTCGATGTTCTTCGTCGCGACCGCACCGTCCGGTGACTCCGGCCACGTCAACGTGTCGCCGAAGGGGATGCGGGGCACCTTCGCGGTGCTCGACGAGCACCAGGTGGCGTACCTGGACTATCACGGCAGTGGTGCCGAGACGGTGGCGCACCTACGGGCGAACGGCCGGATCACCATGATGTTCTGCGCCTTCGACGGTCCGCCCAAGATCGTACGGTTGCACGGCCGCGGCGTGGTGGTGTCGCGCGACGACCCACGCTTCCCGGAGTTGGCCGGGGTGTTCGCCGGGTCACCGGATCAGCACGGGGCGCGGGCGGTGATCGTCGTCGACGTGCACCGGGTCAGCGACTCGTGCGGGTACGGCGTTCCGCTGATGGACTACCAGGGCGAGCGCGACCTGCTGATCCAGGCACACTCCCGGCGTACCGAGGACGACCTGGTGCGGTACCGGGCGACCCGCAACGCGACCAGCATCGACGAGTTGCCGGCGTTCTCCTGA
- a CDS encoding DUF309 domain-containing protein, with the protein MSRPDRDRDPTGRPRNARPRDALGRPLPPGATGVPTTPDDLVLTADEALDEAQRLLDAGRPFHAHEVLEAAWKAAPDQEREFWRGLAQLAVGLTHARRGNLAGAARLLTRAADRIDPYARQCPYGVPVPDLVRFGRQAAEMLDRDGAAADLTARLRPGPGSPSAPR; encoded by the coding sequence GTGAGTAGACCGGACCGTGACCGCGACCCGACCGGGCGGCCCCGCAACGCCCGCCCCCGCGACGCGCTCGGCCGACCGCTGCCACCCGGCGCGACCGGGGTGCCGACCACGCCCGACGACCTGGTCCTCACCGCCGACGAGGCCCTCGATGAGGCCCAGCGGCTGCTCGACGCCGGCCGGCCGTTCCACGCCCACGAGGTGCTCGAGGCGGCCTGGAAGGCGGCGCCCGACCAGGAACGGGAGTTCTGGCGCGGGCTGGCCCAACTGGCGGTGGGGCTGACCCACGCCCGGCGCGGCAACCTCGCCGGCGCGGCCCGGCTGCTCACCAGGGCCGCCGACCGGATCGACCCGTACGCCAGGCAGTGCCCGTACGGCGTACCCGTGCCGGATCTTGTCCGATTCGGCCGTCAGGCGGCCGAGATGCTCGACCGCGACGGTGCGGCCGCCGATCTCACGGCCCGGCTACGGCCCGGCCCCGGCTCGCCGTCAGCACCGCGGTGA
- a CDS encoding putative bifunctional diguanylate cyclase/phosphodiesterase gives MGANVDGARRFAQRWASAAAGLGYLPLSSAETEDILYGHTLRLAAAVQTESFSGRSGREVGRALVTGHLTEPAVLDWTVCALGRDFLALVLPHLAGVPSARERISQLQGALAEGYARELRDRIFVQQSSIRQAAWSARDEAEQALRDSEARFRAMFTGAAIGIGIADVDGRITDVNQAFASLLGYPVAELRALNVADLFHPDDAPGLYQLYLELIDGKRDSARVEKRFYRKDGVPIWTDLAVSLVRHDDGRPRFTVAMVEDITDRYEMQERLRYQAEHDPLTGLPNRVRFFDRLASALTGSRQVGVCFLDLDGFKSINDGLGHGVGDQLLAEVARRLADSVAAAGHLVARMGGDEFVILVEACSGTAQVVGVAQSALAALAAPIHVEGHQLTVSASIGIVESPAAGDNPTDVMKAADTTLYWAKAEGRGRWAIFDPVRGEQDVTRSALAAALPAALDRGEFVLEYQPITRLTDHRVTAVEALVRWQHPQLGRLGPDRFVGLAEETGLIVRLGRWVLEQSCRQASRWRAEHPDDPIVVSVNISARQVSDPHLVGEVAGVLTRSGLPPELLQLELTESAVMATGGEPLRALRRLAGLGVRLAIDDFGTGYSNLAYLRRMPIQVLKLAGPFVEGMRVAGPDGDRDERIVDALVRLAHALGLTVTAEAVETGQQADRLAALGCDQAQGWHFGRPVPAEAITAVLTASRGRAVAGP, from the coding sequence GTGGGCGCCAACGTCGACGGTGCGCGGCGCTTCGCCCAACGGTGGGCGAGCGCGGCCGCCGGCCTGGGCTATCTGCCGCTGAGTTCCGCCGAGACCGAAGACATCCTGTACGGACATACGCTGCGGTTGGCGGCCGCCGTGCAGACGGAGTCGTTCAGCGGCAGGTCCGGCCGGGAGGTGGGGCGGGCACTGGTGACCGGCCACCTGACCGAACCGGCCGTGCTCGACTGGACGGTGTGTGCGCTCGGCCGGGACTTCCTGGCGCTGGTACTGCCCCACCTGGCTGGCGTGCCGTCGGCCCGGGAGCGGATCAGCCAGCTGCAGGGCGCGCTCGCCGAAGGGTACGCCCGGGAACTACGCGACCGGATCTTCGTGCAACAGTCGAGCATCCGGCAGGCGGCCTGGTCCGCCCGCGACGAGGCGGAGCAGGCGCTACGGGACAGCGAGGCACGGTTCCGGGCGATGTTCACCGGTGCCGCGATCGGGATCGGCATCGCCGACGTCGACGGCCGGATCACCGACGTCAACCAGGCCTTCGCCAGCCTGCTCGGCTACCCCGTCGCCGAGCTGCGGGCGCTCAACGTCGCGGACCTGTTCCACCCGGACGACGCACCCGGCCTGTACCAGCTCTACCTGGAACTCATCGATGGCAAGCGGGACAGCGCGCGGGTCGAGAAGCGCTTCTACCGCAAGGACGGGGTGCCGATCTGGACCGACCTGGCGGTCTCGCTGGTCCGCCACGACGACGGTCGTCCCCGGTTCACCGTGGCCATGGTGGAGGACATCACCGACCGCTACGAGATGCAGGAGCGGTTGCGGTACCAGGCGGAACACGATCCGTTGACCGGGCTGCCCAACCGGGTGCGCTTCTTCGACCGGCTCGCCTCGGCGCTGACCGGCAGCCGGCAGGTCGGTGTCTGCTTCCTCGACCTCGACGGATTCAAGTCGATCAACGACGGGCTCGGGCACGGTGTCGGCGACCAGTTGCTGGCGGAGGTGGCGCGGCGGCTCGCCGACAGCGTCGCGGCGGCCGGCCACCTGGTCGCCCGGATGGGCGGCGACGAGTTCGTCATCCTGGTGGAGGCGTGTTCCGGCACCGCGCAGGTGGTGGGGGTGGCCCAGTCCGCGTTGGCCGCGCTGGCCGCGCCGATCCACGTCGAGGGCCATCAGCTGACCGTGTCGGCGAGCATCGGAATCGTGGAGTCGCCGGCGGCCGGCGACAACCCGACCGATGTGATGAAGGCGGCCGACACCACCCTGTACTGGGCCAAGGCCGAGGGCCGCGGTCGGTGGGCGATCTTCGATCCCGTACGCGGTGAACAGGACGTCACCCGGTCCGCGTTGGCCGCCGCCCTGCCCGCGGCGCTGGATCGGGGTGAGTTCGTGCTGGAGTACCAGCCCATCACCCGGTTGACGGATCACCGGGTGACGGCCGTGGAGGCGCTGGTCCGCTGGCAGCACCCACAGCTCGGCCGGCTGGGCCCGGACCGATTCGTCGGGTTGGCCGAGGAGACCGGCCTGATCGTCCGGCTCGGTCGGTGGGTGCTCGAACAGTCCTGTCGGCAGGCGAGCCGCTGGCGGGCCGAACACCCCGACGACCCGATCGTGGTGAGCGTCAACATCTCGGCCCGCCAGGTCAGCGATCCGCACCTGGTCGGCGAGGTGGCGGGGGTGTTGACCCGCTCCGGGCTGCCACCGGAGCTGCTCCAGCTGGAACTGACCGAAAGCGCGGTGATGGCCACCGGCGGCGAGCCGCTGCGGGCGTTGCGCCGGCTGGCCGGGCTCGGTGTTCGGCTCGCCATCGACGACTTCGGCACCGGATACTCGAATCTGGCCTACCTGCGTCGGATGCCGATCCAGGTACTCAAGCTCGCCGGCCCGTTCGTCGAAGGGATGCGGGTGGCGGGCCCGGACGGCGATCGCGACGAGCGGATCGTCGACGCGCTGGTGCGGCTGGCCCATGCGCTCGGGCTGACCGTCACCGCCGAGGCGGTCGAGACCGGACAGCAGGCGGACCGGTTGGCCGCGCTCGGCTGTGACCAGGCACAGGGCTGGCATTTCGGCCGGCCGGTGCCGGCCGAGGCGATCACCGCGGTGCTGACGGCGAGCCGGGGCCGGGCCGTAGCCGGGCCGTGA
- a CDS encoding SAM-dependent methyltransferase, with the protein MTEQAGGAPPAGVDLGRPSAARVYDFFLGGAHNFEVDRQLAAQIAAMTPHLAETMRAGRAFLRRAVRTLLAEGIDQFLDIGSGIPTVGNVHEVAHAVAPAATVLYVDIDPVAVAHSRSILADVPQAAVIQADLRDPDAICEQAAASGLIDFTRPVAILLAGVTHFIPDADDPQNILRRLRSRAVPGSHLVISHATFEDQPPEVLAAQRLSARTDTEITLRSKAEITAMFGDFTILEPGIVHLPLWRPDAPADVDERPERFGAFGGVARRDDAAG; encoded by the coding sequence ATGACGGAGCAGGCAGGTGGCGCCCCGCCGGCCGGGGTCGACCTGGGTCGCCCCAGCGCCGCACGGGTCTACGACTTCTTCCTCGGCGGTGCGCACAACTTCGAGGTCGACCGGCAGCTCGCCGCCCAGATCGCCGCGATGACCCCGCACCTGGCGGAGACCATGCGGGCCGGTCGGGCGTTCCTACGCCGGGCGGTGCGGACGCTGCTCGCCGAGGGAATCGACCAGTTCCTGGACATCGGATCGGGGATCCCCACCGTCGGCAACGTGCACGAGGTCGCACACGCCGTCGCACCGGCGGCGACCGTCCTGTACGTGGACATCGACCCGGTCGCGGTGGCGCACAGCCGCAGCATCCTGGCCGACGTGCCGCAGGCCGCTGTCATCCAGGCCGACCTGCGGGATCCCGACGCGATCTGCGAGCAGGCGGCGGCCAGCGGTCTGATCGACTTCACCCGACCGGTGGCGATCCTGCTTGCCGGCGTGACGCACTTCATCCCGGATGCCGACGACCCGCAGAACATCCTGCGGCGGCTACGGTCCAGGGCGGTGCCCGGCAGCCATCTGGTGATCTCGCACGCCACCTTCGAGGACCAGCCACCGGAGGTGCTTGCCGCCCAACGGTTGTCCGCCCGCACCGACACCGAGATCACCTTGCGGTCCAAGGCGGAGATCACCGCCATGTTCGGTGACTTCACCATCCTGGAGCCGGGCATCGTCCACCTGCCGTTGTGGCGGCCCGACGCGCCGGCCGACGTCGACGAGCGCCCGGAGCGGTTCGGCGCCTTCGGTGGCGTCGCCCGCCGGGACGACGCTGCGGGCTGA
- the pcaF gene encoding 3-oxoadipyl-CoA thiolase yields the protein MSDAYLVAGVRTPIGRFAGALAPVRPDDLAANVIRELVARHPSVDWAAVDDVVLGCANQAGEDNRNVARMAALLAGLPVETSGTTVNRLCGSGLDAVAIAARAIVAGEADLVVAGGVESMSRAPFVLPKAETAYSRAAEIHDTTIGWRLVNPLMRSGWGTDSMPETAENVAAEYGIDRSAQDAFALRSQQRAAQAQASGRLAGEIVAVEVSQGRKGTVTVSVDEHPRQTTLEKLAALPTPFRADGTVTAGNSSGVNDGAVALLVASGAAVRRYGLTPLARVAGAATAGVAPRVMGIGPVPATRRLLNRLGVKLADVDVVELNEAFAAQAVAVLRELGLPEDAEHVNPNGGAIALGHPLGASGARLALTAALELRQRGADRALCTMCIGVGQGISLLLESAR from the coding sequence ATGTCCGACGCCTATCTCGTCGCCGGGGTACGCACCCCGATCGGCCGGTTCGCCGGGGCGCTGGCCCCGGTCCGCCCGGACGACCTGGCCGCCAACGTGATCCGCGAACTCGTCGCCCGGCACCCGTCGGTCGACTGGGCGGCGGTCGACGACGTGGTGCTCGGCTGCGCCAACCAGGCCGGGGAGGACAACCGCAACGTGGCCCGGATGGCGGCGTTGCTGGCGGGTCTGCCGGTGGAGACCAGCGGCACGACCGTCAACCGGTTGTGCGGTTCCGGGCTGGACGCGGTGGCGATCGCCGCCCGCGCGATCGTCGCGGGCGAGGCAGACCTGGTCGTCGCCGGTGGCGTGGAGAGCATGAGCCGGGCGCCGTTCGTCCTGCCCAAGGCGGAGACGGCGTACTCCCGGGCGGCGGAGATCCACGACACCACGATCGGCTGGCGGCTGGTGAATCCGCTGATGCGCAGCGGCTGGGGCACCGACTCGATGCCGGAGACGGCGGAGAACGTGGCCGCCGAGTACGGCATCGACCGGTCGGCGCAGGACGCGTTCGCGCTGCGTTCCCAGCAGCGGGCGGCGCAGGCGCAGGCCAGTGGCCGGCTGGCCGGCGAGATCGTCGCGGTCGAGGTGTCGCAGGGCCGCAAGGGCACGGTGACCGTCAGCGTCGACGAGCATCCTCGGCAGACGACGCTGGAGAAGTTGGCGGCGCTGCCGACTCCGTTCCGCGCCGACGGTACGGTCACCGCCGGCAACTCCTCCGGGGTCAACGACGGAGCGGTGGCGCTGCTGGTGGCCAGCGGTGCGGCGGTACGACGGTACGGGCTGACCCCGCTGGCCAGGGTGGCCGGTGCGGCGACGGCGGGCGTCGCACCCCGGGTGATGGGCATCGGGCCGGTGCCGGCCACCCGCCGGCTGCTCAACCGGCTCGGCGTCAAACTGGCCGATGTGGACGTCGTCGAACTCAACGAAGCGTTCGCGGCCCAGGCGGTCGCGGTACTGCGTGAGCTGGGCCTGCCCGAGGACGCCGAGCACGTCAACCCCAACGGTGGGGCGATCGCCCTGGGTCATCCGCTCGGCGCCAGCGGAGCCCGGCTCGCGCTGACCGCCGCCCTGGAGCTTCGCCAGCGAGGAGCCGACCGGGCACTGTGCACCATGTGTATCGGGGTGGGGCAGGGCATCTCGCTGCTGCTGGAGTCCGCCCGCTGA